The genomic stretch AAATCTCAAAACCGGCCCCTGCGTCACGCGGGGGCCGGTTTTTGCATTCGTGACGGGTCGAGCCGACGCGGACACCGATACTTTTCCCAATGTGGACAACGTGGGGACGGCGAGTCACCCCGCCTTCGCCTTCCGGAAGGCCGCCTGCGTGCTCGGCTGCGGCGTGAAGGGTGTCCGCGAGTACGTCGCCGCCGGCGTCCTCTCTCCAACGGAATAGAGCACCGAGTCGAGGAAGTGGTAATTCCGCCACGAAGACATAGAGGCGTTCTGTTACTCGTCCTCAGGAGAACTGCCGGTACCGGATCGTCCGTGACAGTGCTTGAACTTGGCCCCGCTCCCACACGGACACGAAGCATTAGGGCCGGAGACGGCTCTGCGGGATTTCCTGTCCAGCCGTTTCGTACTACGTCTCGGCTTGTTGAGGAGTATCTGTATGACAGAGGCAAGCACGGCGAGCATGGCCCAGAATGAACCCGGATCGTTCGGGACCATGAGATCCGCGATGGGCTTGAGCCCAGGCGCTTCTCTCTCTATCGACTCTCTCAGGTCCCCCTGGGATAGCTTCTCACGCTGCGCTCGGTCGATCAGGCGCAACAACATCTGCAGGTCCGAGGGCCCGATGTCGGGGCGGGAGAGGACGCGGTATGCCTGCTCTAGGAAGTACACTTGTCCTTTACGAACCGCAATGTTTCCTATCTCAAGGTCTCCTCCGCAGTCGCAGGTCCTGTCGCCAAGGACGAGGGCCATTCCAGAGACCGAAAAGTTTCTGCCCTCGAAGGTGAGACCGTGATCGAAAGTCATTTCGCCACACTCTCTGCAAAAGGCGGGTGGCTTGAATACGGTCGTCTCGTCCATCACCTAGGGATTGAGTTGCGATAAGGATCAGATGTTAATGCTGCGAGTGATCCCGTCCGCGGCCGCGGTGTCGAAGTCGGCGAGGCCGTGCTCGGTGACGGTCACCGACGAGTGCCACAGTACGCGCTGGATGGTGCGCACATCGGTACCCCGCTGGTGCTCGTGGCGGGGCGATGTCGTCGAGGGCGCCCGCCTCGGTGGAGGTGCCGAGGTGGACCTACCGGGGGAGCGGCCCTCGCAGAGCGTGTGCCCCGACCGTCCACAGGATTTTGGTCCCGGCGCGGACGGTCCCGTTGAGGGTCCCCGTGATCTGCGACTTCCCGACGCGCTTGCGGTACGCCACCGGCACCTCGGCCGTCCGCAGCCCGGCGCGAACGGCGCGGACCTGCATCTCGACCGTCCACCCGAACGTCTCGTCGCGCATCCCGAGCCGCTCGTAGGCGTCCCAGCGGATCGCGCGGAACGGGCCGAGGTCGGTGAAGCGCGCGCCCCAGCGGAGGCGCACCAGCGCGCAGGCGAGCGCGTTGCCCCAGCGCGCCTGCGGCAGCAGCGCCCCCGCCTCGACACGCCCCGCGCGCTGGCCGAGCACGCGGCTCCCGATCACGAGGTCGGCCTCGTCGCGGACAAGGGGCGCCAGCAGGGCACTGAGGTCGGCCGGGTCGTCGCTGCGGTCGGCGTCCACGAACACGACCACCTCGGGCGGACGGCGGCGCACCTCGGCGAGGGCTGCCAGGCAGGCCCGCCCGTAGCCCGCTCGGGGCTCCGAGACCACCGTCGCGCCCGCGGCCCGCGCCTCGGCCGCCGTCCCGTCGCGTGAGCCGTTGTCGGTCACCACGACTTCGCCGACGAGGCCCGTCGCCAGCATCTCGCGGACGACGGCGCCCACCGAGCCCTCCTCGTTTCGCGCCGGGATCACCACGGAGACGCGCATCAGCGACCGTCCACGAAGCCGACCCGCGTCACGGTCTGGGTGGGGAAGGGGATCGACAGGGAGATCGGGTAGACCCAGCCGATGCTCCCCACGCCTCCGATGACAGGCGTCGGCGTGGTGCCCACGACGACGCCTTCCAACTGGGCGCCCACGAACACCGGGTCGCCGGGGGTGGAGCCGTAGAGGAGGCTCGTCGCCTGGAGCTCCGCCGTGTCGAGGAACGAGAGGAACGACGCCTGCCCTCCGCCTTCCTGCGGGGTCGGCTGGGTGAGGAACGAGGCGCTGTCGTCGGTGTCCACCCGCCGCACCACGAAGCGCACCCGGGCGCCCTCCAGCCGCCCGCTGGCGACGGACAGGACGACGGGCGCGGCGTTGCTGGATGCGGAGGGCGACGGCCCCGAGGTCACGACCGACGAAGGGATTGTGACCGTCACCACGCTCCGGGCCCCGTCGGCGTCGCGGAGGGCTTCGATGCGGTGGGCGTCGCCCGGCGCCACCGCGAGGTCGGCCACGAACAGGTGCGCGCGGATGCCGTCGGGGAGGGTCACGACCGAGTCGCGCCAGGCGGTCGTCCGGCCAGTCGTCAGTTCGGTCGAGGTGACGGTCACGGGCAGCCGGTCGGGCGTGTCGAGCACGCTCCCGGCGAGGTCCTGCACACGGATGGCCTGACGAGCCGTCCGGCCATCGAGGGTGCCGTAGAGCGCGAACGCGCGGGTGTCATCGACTCGCGGGGAGAACCCGTCGTCGCAGGCGCTGAGGGCGGCGGCGAGCAGCAGCAGGAGCGACCAGCGCGTCATTCCACCTCGACGCGCAGGCCGAGCGTCGGCAGGAGCGGAAGCTGATTCACCGGCTCAGCGCGGAGGGCGTCGTAGTAGAACACGTTGGCCCGGTCGGTGGCATTGAGGACGGCTGCCTGCACGACGGCCCGCGCGCCGGGGATCCGGACGGCCCACTCCGCCGACACGTCCAGGCGGGCATAGGGGGGCGTCCGCCCCCCGTACGGCTCCGGGGCGAACAGGACGACGCCCGGCCCGGACGCGGCCTCGATCGGGATGCCGCGCGCGATCGCTTCGGTCAGGTCCAGGTAGGCCCCAGCGACCTCGGAGATCGGCCGTCCGGAGGTGAGCTGGAAGGCGGCGGCCAGCGCGAACGGCCCGCGCTCGACGCGGCCGTCCACCGACAGCCGGTGGGGACGGTGGAACGGCGGCCGGTACGTCCGCTCGGCGTCGCGGTACGTCAGTGACTGGGCGCCGTAGCGGGCGTCGAGGCGGAGGCCGGGGCGCCGGAGGGCCGCGGTTACCTCCACGCCGCGGGCGTTGCCATTGGTGGAGAGGAGGCGACCGTCCAGGAGGATCGTCTGGCCCGAGAGCGCCTTCGCGTACCCCTCCACGCCGAGCCGCACCGGCCCGAACCCGCCCTCCCAGCCGACGAGCCTGTGAACGGCCGTCGGCACGGGGAAGGCCGTCTGGGTGGTCGTCCAGGCCGTGAACACGTCGCCCACATCGCGCTGGTCCTGCAAGCCGACGATCTCCTGCCGGTACACGCCCGCCGCCGCTCGGAAGAGGCTCGGCCCCGTCGCCCAGGACATCAGCAGCCGCGGCTCGACGGAGGTCGTCCGCGCTTGCGCGGGGAACGTCTGCACGCGGAGCCCCGGCTCCAGGCGGACGCCCGCCCCGAGGTCGAGGTCGGCGTCGACGAAGATCGACCCCTCGCTCGTGTTCTGGCCCGTCTCTGCGTTCGGCTGGAAGCTGTACTGGAACAGGTACGAGGACGCCTGGATGCCCGTCCGTACGGTGTGGGGCCCGACGTAGTAGACGTACCCGAAGCGTCCGCCGAACGTCTCCGCCGACGCCTCCCGGAAGGGAGCCCCGATGGGATCGAACGTGGTCGTGAACCGCGACCAGTAGGCGCTCACGTCGATGGCCGCCGCGAAGGCCGACGAGATCGAGAAGAACTGCCCGCCCGCCGCCTCGGTCCGCGTGGTGATGCGGTTGCCGTTGATGCCGAGATCGCCCTCGTCGTCGGCGAAGAGGACCGTCCCCTGGAGCGTCGAGGTCGCGTCGAGGCGTGCGTGGAGCTTGCCGTAGGCGTCCGAGAACCGGTACGGCAGCGCGATGCCGAGCGCCTCGCCCGACTGCTCCACGACCGACTGGCGCACCGAGCCGAGGAACGACATGTCGCCCGGCACGATCGGAAGCTCCACTTCGGCGCCGAGGAGCACCGGCGACGCCGTCACCGCCCCGCCGACGCGCCGCTTGTGGCCCGTCCGCCCGGTCACGTCCACCACCGACGCGATCCGACCGCCGAAGCGGGCTGGCCACCCGCCCGCGTACACGTCCGCCGAGCGGACGACGCCCGCCGGGAGCGCGCTGTAGCCGCCGAGCAGGTGGAACGGCTGGAAGAGCGGGATGCCGTCCACCAGCACCAGGTTCTGCGTCGGCGTGCCGCCGCGGACGGAGAGCTGCCCGCCGCGGTCGCCGAGGGTGCTCACGCCGGGTTGGGCGAGGATGCCCGAGGCGAGGTCGCCGCCGGGGTCGAGGGTGGGGAGCGCCGCGAGGTCGGCCGGGCGGAGGCGCGTCAGGCCGGGCTCCCGCACCGCCGCGCCCTCGATCGCCTCCACCTCGACGGCGCCGAGGGCGGCCGTCCGCGGTGTCAGCGACACGGCCAGGTCGCGGCGCTCGCCGTCGGCCAGGGCGAGCGTGTCGACGAGCGGCGCGTACCCGAGCGCCGTCACGCGAAGCACGTAGCGACCCGACAGGAGCCCGCGGAAGACGAACTGGCCCTCAGTCCCGGCGCCCCGCCCGCGTACCGTGCCCGCACTGTCGGTCAGCACCACCGCCGCGCCCACGATGGGCCCCGCCGACTCGGCATCGGCCACGACGCCGAACAGGTCGGCCTGGGCCGCGGCGGGGCCGGCGACCAGGAGCATGGCGAGCAGGGTGAGGGGGCGAATCACGGGCCCGGAGTTTACGGGCCGCGGCGGGGCCTCGGGGAGGCACGACGTACGCCCCGTCGGCCTCCGCTCCCCGCGCCTCGGCCCTGTCGCCGAGGCGGCCCGAACGAGACACGGGCCGACCCCCGAGGGACCGGCCCGTGCTCCATCCTGCGCTCGCGAGAGCCCGTGCTCTGGAGCGTTACCCCTCCGCGTTCTTGCGGGCGTTGGTGGCGCGCTTGCGCTCGTGCGTGTCGAGGTGGCGCTTGCGGAGCCGCATGTGGTGGGGCGTGATCTCGATCAGCTCGTCGTCCCGGATGAACTCGATGGCCTCCTCCAGGGACATCTTCTTGGAGGGGTTCATCTTGAGGAAGTTGTCCGAGCCCGAGGCCCGCATGTTGGTCAGCTTCTTCTCCTTGGTCGCGTTGACCTCCATGTCCTCGTCACGCGCGTTCTCGCCGACGATCATGCCGTTGTAGACCTCGTCGCCGGGCTCCACGAACAGCTGGCCGCGCTCCTGCAGGTTGACGATGGTGTAGGGCGTCACCTTGCCGTTGCGGTCCGCCACGATGGCGCCCGTCGCGCGGTGCGTGATGTTGCCCGCCCACGGCCGGTAGCCGTCGAAGAGGTGCGTCAGCAGGCCCGTCCCCTTGGTGTCGGTCAGGAACTCGGTCCGGTAGCCGATCAGGCCGCGCGCCGGGATCTCGAACGTCATCCGGATGCGCCCGCCGCCGTTGTTCTTCATCTCGACCATCATGCCCTTGCGCGTGCCCAGCGTCTCGATCACGACGCCCATGAACTCCTCGGCCACGTCGACCGTCGCGCGCTCGTACGGCTCGTGCGTCTTGCCGTTGACCTGCTTCGTGATCACCTGCGGCATGCCGACGGCGAACTCGTAGCCCTCGCGGCGCATCTGCTCGATCAGGATCGCCATCTGCAGCTCGCCCCGGCCGAAGACGAGGTAGCGGTCCGTCGTCTCGGTCTCGTCGATGCGGAGGGCCAGGTTGGCCTCGCCCTCCTTCATCAGCCGGTCGCGCAGGTTGCGGGAGGTGACGTACTTGCCGTCCTTGCCCACGAACGGCGAGTCGTTGACGCGGAACTCCATCGACAGCGTCGGCTCGTCGATGTCGAGCGCCGCCAGCGGCTGGGGGTCGTCGATGTCGGTGAGCGACTCGCCCAGCCCGATGCCGGTCATGCCGCCGATGTAGACGATGTCACCGGCGGTGGCCGTCTCCGCCTCGACGCGGTCCAGGCCTTCGGAGACGAACAGGCTGGTCACCTGCGCGGCCTTGGTCTCACCGGTGCGGTGGCACATCAGCACGCGCTGCTTCACCTTGAGCGTGCCGTTGACCACGCGTGCGATGGCGATCGGACCCAGGAAGTTGTCCGGCTTGACGTCCGTGACGAGCACCTGCAGCGTCGCCTCCGGGTCGCCGGCGGGCGCCGGGACGGTGTTCACGATGGTCTCGAAGACCGGCTTGAGGTCGGTCAGCTCCGAGCCCAGCTCCAGCGTGCACTCGCCGTCACGCGCGACGGCGTAGATGACCGGGAAGTCGAGCTGATGCTCGTCGGCGTCGAGGTCGATGAACAGGTCGTAGATCTCGTCCAGCACCTCGGAGGCGCGGGCGTCGCCGCGGTCGATCTTGTTGATGACCACGATGGGCACCAGCCCGAGCGCGAGCGCCTTCGAGAGCACGAAGCGCGTCTGCGGCAGCGGTCCCTCGGCGGCGTCGACCAGCAGCATGATGCCGTCCACCATGCGGAGTGTGCGCTCGACCTCGCCCCCGAAGTCGGCGTGGCCGGGGGTGTCGACGATGTTGATCTTCATCTTCTCGCCCGCGTCGGTCGCGTAGCGCACGGCCGTGTTCTTGGCCATGATCGTGATGCCCTTCTCGCGCTCGAGGTCCATGGAGTCCATCACGCGTTCGGTGATGGCCTCGTGGGCGGCGAAGGTGCCGCTCTGCTGCAGCAGGGCGTCGACGAGGGTGGTCTTGCCGTGGTCGACGTGGGCGACGATGGCGACGTTGCGGATCTGCATGCTTCGGGCCGGTGGCCGAGGGGGTCAAACCGCCAAGGTCCGCCGGAGACAGTGAGGCGGACGCCGAGGGCCGGTGCGTTCGAGGCGAAGACGGGGCTCGCAAGAAGGGCAGGTCTCCGCTCCCACCTCGGTGCCGAGGCGGACGGTCTCGGCCCGGGGGAGGGGAGACGTGAGCGCCTCGGTGCCGTGGCGGATGAGCGGTTCCGTCGCCGTACGGTGCGTGTCTCAGGTACACTCCCCCTGTCCACCATGCCCTGCCTTCGCTTCGTCCTTTTCCTTGCGCTCCTCGCCGGTACCTCTGGCTGCGACCTGACCGCGTCGGACACGCCCGACCTGGCCGGCTCCTGGGCCGGAAGCGCCCTTCTCCCCAACGGGTTCTCCGCCTCCGCCGATCTCTCCCAGTCCGGCACGACGGTCGGCGGCACGCTCCGGATCTCCGGCGTATTCAACCCGACCGATCTCTCGGGCGACATCGACGACCTCGGGCGCCTCTCGTGGACGCTCCAGAGCGGGTGCGAGCGCTGGAGCGGCATCCTGTCCCTCGACGAGTCGGAGGATCGGATGGAGGGCTCCATCAACCTGGATGCGGGGTCCTGCCCGGACACGAGAGGCGCAAGCGGCACGCTCCGGCTGGAGCGCTCGACCGGCTGACCGGCCCGGCGCGTCCTCCTCGCCGTCGGCTCGCCGAGGTGGAGGCGCGGGAGACCGGCCACACGTTCCCTGCGGACATCCCCGGATAAGGGGAGGGGCGCCCATCCTGTCGGAGCGATCATCGCTCGCCGCCGCCGTCACCTCGCCGATGCGCCTCTCGCTCCTCGCCCTGCTCCTCGCCGCCCCGGCCTTCGCCCAGTCCGGCGACGTCACCTTCACCAGTGGGATCGCCCTCACCGGCGGCTTCACCCGCCTCGGCTACGACGGGGAGACCCTCGACACCTTCGACCGGACGTTCAGCGAGTTCTACGCCCAGCGCCTCGACGGGCCGGTGGATCTGCTGCCGGACCACGTGCAGGGCCTCTCGGGCGGCGTCACGACCCGCGTCCGCGCCGACGGCGTCGAGTTCGCGCTCGGGTACACGTATGCCCGTGGTGCGACCGACGCCCGCGCCGTGTTCGAGAACGACTCAGGCCTGCGGGTGACCACGACCTCCATTGACCAGTCCACGTTTCTGGAGGTTCTGGTGGCCGTGGTGCCGCGCGTGACGGTGGGGCCCGTCATTCAGGCGTCACTGAGAGAGGACGTGATCCGAGCCGCCTGGGTGTACCCGGACGGCTCGGAGAGCGTCGGCTCGGAGTATCGCATCAACGGCATCTACCGCGACGTGGGTGGGTCGCGCTTCCTGTTCGAGGCCGGGGGCACGCTCCGGCTGGCGATCACCGACCGCATCACCATCCCGGTGCGGGTGCTGTTCGACCTCCCCGAGCCCGGCGGCGCGTCCGGCATCCCGATGCGCGACGACGACGTGCAGGCCTTCAACGACGCCTTCCCGCTCGACTTCCAGGCCTGGGCGGCCGACCCGGCGGGCCTCAACGACGCCGTCGCCGTGCAGCCCGAGCACCTCGAAGGGATGCGCGTCGAGGCGGGCGTCGAGGTCATCGTCCTGAAATTCTGATTCCCATGCGTCTCTCTCTTCTGGTCGTCGCCCTCCTGCTGGTTGGCTGCGATGCCTTCTTCGATCCCGTGGACGACAACGAGCGCGAGGCGGCCGTCGAACGCCTCGAAGGCGTGTGGACCCGGAGCGTCCGCGCGGAGCGAATTGCGTACGACGGCGCCGTCATGCCCCAGGGACAGCCCGAGGCCAGTGCCATCGAGATCGCGCGCGAGGTGATCTGCAACCGGAGCCAGCCTCTGCGGGCCGAGGGCGACCTGTTTCGAGCGTTCGTCGTGTTCGACCCGGACGATGCCACCGCATTCCGGTCATGCGGCATCCTGACCGTCGACCGGGATCAGGAGCGGGTCGTGTTCCTCGGCGCCACCATGGACGAGGCCGCCAACCTCGCCGTCGACGAGGACGGCCGGCAGGAATGGCACTTCTACGGCCCGCGCGACGACGGCACGGTGATCCGCACGATCTGGTCGCTCACGCGGTAGCCGCCAGCACCGCGTCCACCTCGGCGAGGTCGTCGGGCGAGAGCGTCCAGGCCGCCGCGGCGACGTTGCCCCCGATCTGGGACGGCTTCGTGGCGCCCGCGATGACGCTCGCGACCGGCTCGTGGGCGAGCAGGTATGCGAAGGCGAGGTCCAGGATGGTGTGGCCGCACGCTTCCGAAAACGCGATCAGCCGCTCGACCGTGTCGAGGTTGGCGGGCGTCAGGAGCGCGTCGCCCATGGACTGGAAGCGGCTGCCCTCGGCGCCGCCGAGGCGGGAGCCCTCGGGCGGAGCGTCGCCCTTGCGGTACTTGCCCGTCAGCAGGCCGCTCTTGAGCGGGAAGTACGGCACGAAGGCTACGTCGGCCTCGTGGCACGCGTCGAGCATCCCGTCCTCGGGCTCGCGGTGGAGCAGGCTGTACTCGTTCTGGACAGCCACGAACCGGACGCCGGTCGCCGCGGCTTCGGCCTCGCGAAGCTGGTCGGCGGAGAAGCCCGAGCAGCCGACTTCGCGCACCTTGCCTTCGGTCACCAGGTCGGCCAGCGCGCCGAGCGTGTCGGCGATGGGCGTGGCCGGGTCCGGTCGGTGGAGGTAGTACAGGTCGATGCGGTCGGTGCCGAGGCGCCGCAGGCTGCCCTCGCACGCCGCGCGAACGGCGTCCGGGGCCCCCTTCCCGGTCGGACCGTCGCCGCTCCGGTATCCGAACTTGGTCGCGATCACGACCTCGTCCCGGCGGGACCCGAGGGCGCGGCCGAGGAACGCCTCCGACGCGCCCTCGCCGTACAGCTCGGCCGTGTCGAAGTGCGTGATGCCCGCGTCGAGCGCCGCGTCCACGACCGTCTGCGAGGTGGCCTCGTCGATGTGCCAGCCAAAGTTGTTGCACCCGAGGCCGACGGTGGAGACGGTCAGCGAACCGATGGAGCGAGTCTGCATGGGGGAGGGGATCTGGAGAGAGGAGTCGGGGCTCTGACTCGCAGGCGCCGGTCCCTGATTCCTCTTGTCGGATCCCTCACGCGGCCACGTCACGCACCGTCTGGGGCGTCCGGGTTCATCACCCCGTACGCGAGCGCTGCCAGCGCGCCCCCCGAGAACGGGGCCACGAGGTACACCCAGAGCCCTGCGAGCGAGGCTCCGTCGCCGATCATCTGGTCGACGAGGATGGGCCCGACCGCGACCGCCGGGTTGAAGGCGCCCCCCGAGATGGGGCCGGCCGCGAGGGCCCCTCCGAGCACGACCATCCCGATGGCCAGGCCGTACGAATCGTTGCCCCGCGTGGTGGGCGCGATCGCCACGTTGAGGATGACGAGCGCCAGCAGGAACGTGAACAGCAGCTCCAGCAGGAAGAAGGCCCCGAGCCCGGTCTCCTCCGCGGGCATCACCTGGAGCACGTCCCCGGTGATGGTGTCGGCGGCGAAGGCGGCCACGATGGCGGCGAGCACCTGCACGCCCATGTACGGCACCACCTGCGAGCCAGGGATCCCGCCGCGCAGCCAGAAGGCCAGCGTCACGGCGGGGTTGTAGTGCGCCCGCGAGATGTGCCCGCCCATGTAGATGGCGCCGATCAGCACGCCCGCGATGGCGAACGGCGCATACGTGCTCCCGATGAGTACCGTCAGGCCGATGGTGAGCACGAGGAAGAACGTGCCGAGGAACTCCGTGAGCAGCTTGGCGGCCATGGCAGGGGGGAGACGACTGAGCCGAAGCTAGACCCGCCGTCACTGCGTCCGGGTGGAACGGATTCGTACCGAAGTGGCCGGGTCGTCTCGGACGCGACGAGTGAGGACTTCCTTGGTCGCATGGGTACCTCTCGCCCCACGCAGTTCACCAACCCGCGCGACCCCCACGACTTCGCCCCGACGGGCCCGATGACGCGGACGGAAGCGGAGACCTACCAGCTGTTCCTGCTGGTGGAGTCCGGGGTACGGCGCGTCCGCCTGACGGCTGGGACGGGCGCCGATACCGCGCAGGCGTGCCGCGAGACGGACGGCTTCGTGATGACGGCCGACGACGCGATGCGCCTCCAGCCGATCCCGCACGAGGTGGACCCGGGAAAGCGCTGCACCTGCGCCTACCGCCCGGCCGGGTAGCCAGGACCGGGCCGCATGGGGACTCCGCGAACCCGCCGGGCGCCGTCCGCCTCGGGCCTACCTTCGGACCTGCCCGGCTTCCCACCGCTCCGCCATGGCCAAAGGCCGCTCCAAGACCGGCGCCTCGTTCGACGACCTCGCCACCGGCTTCAAAAACGGCCAGTTCGCGCCGCTGTACTTCTTCTACGGCGAGGAGGGCTGGTTCATGGACGAGCTGCAGCGGCTGGCGGTAGACCACGCCGTGGCGCCCCACGAGCGCGACTTCAACCTCGATGTCGTGTTCGGGCCGGAGGCGAGCGCGCAGGCCGTCCTCGCACAGTGCGCCCAGTTCCCGATGATGGCTGCACGTCGGCTCGTGGTCGTGCGTGGGTTCGAGAAGCTCGACGACAACAGCCTCTTCAAGAGCTACGCCGAGGCGCCGAACCCCCACACCGTCGTCGTCCTGCTGTGCAACGCGAAGCCGAACGTCTCGGCGCATCCCTACCGGGCGCTCCGCGAGAAGGCCGTCTGGTCCAACTTCGAGCCGCTCAAGCCCGCCGCGCTGCCCGGCTGGGTCGACAAACGGTTCCGCGCGCGGCGCGTCGAGACCGAGTCGGGGGCAGCAGCGCTGCTCGCCGAGATGGCGGGCTCCGACCTCCGCTCCCTCGACGCCGAGGTGGAGAAGCTCATCACGTACGTCGGCGAGCGGAAGCGGGTCACGCGCGACGACGTCCTGCGGGCCGCAGGCCACTCGGCCGACCAGAACCCGTTCGAACTCCAGAGTGCACTCGGCCGCGGCGACGTCCCGCACGCGCTCGCCATCGCCGACGCGCTCCTCGCGCAGGCGGGCAACCGGCGCGGCGAGGCCATCCGCATGGTCGCCCTGCTGGCGTCTCACATGACGAAGCTCTGGAAGCTGACAGGCTGTCTTGAGTCCGGCACGCCAGAACGCGAGTGGGCCGGACAGATCGGCGTGAGTCCGTACTTCCTCCGTGACTACGTGCCACCCGCGAAGCGGTACGGGCGCGCAGGCGTCCGCCGGGCTTTCGAAGCGCTCCTGGCAGCCGATCTCGAACTCAAGGGGGGCTCTCACCGCGACGAGCGGCTCATCCTGACCCTCGCACTCCGTCGTGCAGCGGCGACAGCTCCTTAGCGAGGCACGGGGGAAAGCACGAAAGCCCAGTGATCTCTGTTCCGACAGAGACTGTGGGCACGCTCCTTGCGTTTCTCTGGCCGCTGACAAACCGGCGCCCCTCCTCGCCCACCACCTCCCCTCGATCCCTATGCCGACCCTGAAGAAGCAGACGTTCGCCAAGGCCAACCGGACCGTAACTCCGGCGTCCAAGAACCACGGCGTGCTGTCGCAGATGAACGACGAGGACCTGATGTCCCAGTTCCAGATGGGGACGGTCGAGGCGTTCGACATCCTCGTCAGCCGCTACCACGACCCGCTGACGAACTACATCTACCGGTTCCTCGGCGACCTCAAGGAGTGTGAGGATCTGCTCCAGGAGACGTTCCTGCGCGTCTACCGCAACCGCCACAGCTACCGTCGAATTGCCAAGTTCTCGACGTGGCTCTACACCATCGCCGGCAACCTCGCCCGGTCCGAGTACCGCAAGCGCAAGCGCCGCCGCCTGTACAGCCTCCAGTCCGTCAACCGTGACGACGAGGAGTACGAGGTCGAGATCCCCGACGAGACCTTCCTCCCGGACAAGCACGCCGAGGGCACCATCCAGGACAAGTACATCCAGGAGGCGCTCGCGCAGATCCCCGAGGAGTTCCGCGAGGTGGTCGTCCTCCGCGACGTGCAGCAGCTCGCCTACGAGGAGATCGCCGACATCACGGGCCTCCCGATGGGCACGGTCAAGAGCCGCATCAACCGCGGCCGGACCAAGCTGCAGGGCATCCTCAAGGAGGTCTACACGCCCGAGGAGGCGTAGCTCTCTTCCGGCTCCTGTCAGCGGGCGGCTCTCCTGGAGGGCCGCCCGTTTTCGTTGGGGCCGCCTCGGTGCAGTCACCGCCGAGGTGGGCAGGGCCGTCGTCCTCGCGGTCTCTCCACCGACAACGCTTGCCGGGCGGCGGGTGCATCCGCTAGTTTCGTCGTCCCGCTGGCGCCTGCCGCCTGCGGCGTTGGGCCCTTAGCTCAGGGGTTTAGAGCGCTCGCCTCACACGCGAGAGGTCGATGGTTCAAATCCATC from Rubrivirga sp. SAORIC476 encodes the following:
- a CDS encoding SEC-C metal-binding domain-containing protein; amino-acid sequence: MDETTVFKPPAFCRECGEMTFDHGLTFEGRNFSVSGMALVLGDRTCDCGGDLEIGNIAVRKGQVYFLEQAYRVLSRPDIGPSDLQMLLRLIDRAQREKLSQGDLRESIEREAPGLKPIADLMVPNDPGSFWAMLAVLASVIQILLNKPRRSTKRLDRKSRRAVSGPNASCPCGSGAKFKHCHGRSGTGSSPEDE
- a CDS encoding glycosyltransferase family 2 protein; amino-acid sequence: MRVSVVIPARNEEGSVGAVVREMLATGLVGEVVVTDNGSRDGTAAEARAAGATVVSEPRAGYGRACLAALAEVRRRPPEVVVFVDADRSDDPADLSALLAPLVRDEADLVIGSRVLGQRAGRVEAGALLPQARWGNALACALVRLRWGARFTDLGPFRAIRWDAYERLGMRDETFGWTVEMQVRAVRAGLRTAEVPVAYRKRVGKSQITGTLNGTVRAGTKILWTVGAHALRGPLPR
- a CDS encoding carboxypeptidase regulatory-like domain-containing protein; translation: MIRPLTLLAMLLVAGPAAAQADLFGVVADAESAGPIVGAAVVLTDSAGTVRGRGAGTEGQFVFRGLLSGRYVLRVTALGYAPLVDTLALADGERRDLAVSLTPRTAALGAVEVEAIEGAAVREPGLTRLRPADLAALPTLDPGGDLASGILAQPGVSTLGDRGGQLSVRGGTPTQNLVLVDGIPLFQPFHLLGGYSALPAGVVRSADVYAGGWPARFGGRIASVVDVTGRTGHKRRVGGAVTASPVLLGAEVELPIVPGDMSFLGSVRQSVVEQSGEALGIALPYRFSDAYGKLHARLDATSTLQGTVLFADDEGDLGINGNRITTRTEAAGGQFFSISSAFAAAIDVSAYWSRFTTTFDPIGAPFREASAETFGGRFGYVYYVGPHTVRTGIQASSYLFQYSFQPNAETGQNTSEGSIFVDADLDLGAGVRLEPGLRVQTFPAQARTTSVEPRLLMSWATGPSLFRAAAGVYRQEIVGLQDQRDVGDVFTAWTTTQTAFPVPTAVHRLVGWEGGFGPVRLGVEGYAKALSGQTILLDGRLLSTNGNARGVEVTAALRRPGLRLDARYGAQSLTYRDAERTYRPPFHRPHRLSVDGRVERGPFALAAAFQLTSGRPISEVAGAYLDLTEAIARGIPIEAASGPGVVLFAPEPYGGRTPPYARLDVSAEWAVRIPGARAVVQAAVLNATDRANVFYYDALRAEPVNQLPLLPTLGLRVEVE
- the typA gene encoding translational GTPase TypA → MQIRNVAIVAHVDHGKTTLVDALLQQSGTFAAHEAITERVMDSMDLEREKGITIMAKNTAVRYATDAGEKMKINIVDTPGHADFGGEVERTLRMVDGIMLLVDAAEGPLPQTRFVLSKALALGLVPIVVINKIDRGDARASEVLDEIYDLFIDLDADEHQLDFPVIYAVARDGECTLELGSELTDLKPVFETIVNTVPAPAGDPEATLQVLVTDVKPDNFLGPIAIARVVNGTLKVKQRVLMCHRTGETKAAQVTSLFVSEGLDRVEAETATAGDIVYIGGMTGIGLGESLTDIDDPQPLAALDIDEPTLSMEFRVNDSPFVGKDGKYVTSRNLRDRLMKEGEANLALRIDETETTDRYLVFGRGELQMAILIEQMRREGYEFAVGMPQVITKQVNGKTHEPYERATVDVAEEFMGVVIETLGTRKGMMVEMKNNGGGRIRMTFEIPARGLIGYRTEFLTDTKGTGLLTHLFDGYRPWAGNITHRATGAIVADRNGKVTPYTIVNLQERGQLFVEPGDEVYNGMIVGENARDEDMEVNATKEKKLTNMRASGSDNFLKMNPSKKMSLEEAIEFIRDDELIEITPHHMRLRKRHLDTHERKRATNARKNAEG
- a CDS encoding aldo/keto reductase; the encoded protein is MQTRSIGSLTVSTVGLGCNNFGWHIDEATSQTVVDAALDAGITHFDTAELYGEGASEAFLGRALGSRRDEVVIATKFGYRSGDGPTGKGAPDAVRAACEGSLRRLGTDRIDLYYLHRPDPATPIADTLGALADLVTEGKVREVGCSGFSADQLREAEAAATGVRFVAVQNEYSLLHREPEDGMLDACHEADVAFVPYFPLKSGLLTGKYRKGDAPPEGSRLGGAEGSRFQSMGDALLTPANLDTVERLIAFSEACGHTILDLAFAYLLAHEPVASVIAGATKPSQIGGNVAAAAWTLSPDDLAEVDAVLAATA
- a CDS encoding MIP/aquaporin family protein; this encodes MAAKLLTEFLGTFFLVLTIGLTVLIGSTYAPFAIAGVLIGAIYMGGHISRAHYNPAVTLAFWLRGGIPGSQVVPYMGVQVLAAIVAAFAADTITGDVLQVMPAEETGLGAFFLLELLFTFLLALVILNVAIAPTTRGNDSYGLAIGMVVLGGALAAGPISGGAFNPAVAVGPILVDQMIGDGASLAGLWVYLVAPFSGGALAALAYGVMNPDAPDGA